Proteins co-encoded in one Streptomyces roseochromogenus subsp. oscitans DS 12.976 genomic window:
- a CDS encoding inorganic phosphate transporter, with protein sequence MDHITFLVAVVIVTALAFDFTNGFHDTANAMATSIATGALKPRTAVLVSGVLNIVGAFLSTEVARTISGGIVDDTLVSPAMIFAGLVGAILWNLVTWLAGLPSSSSHALFGGLIGAVWVGAGSHGVHFDKVVEKVLIPAVASPVVAGVAALVATYLAYRLSARARRDSVTKGFRLGQIASASLVSLAHGTNDAQKTMGVITLTLISAGALGHEAGPPVWVIGAAGLAIGLGTYLGGWRIIRTMGKGLAEIQSPQGFAAETASTTVILTSAHLGFALSTTQVASGSILGAGLGRRLAEVRWGVAGRMVLAWLITLPSAALVGGLAASVVKHGGNVGTAVIALVALALAAVIVAASRRNPVRADNVNDHHDVTLRTPAPPHVGAAA encoded by the coding sequence ATGGACCACATCACGTTCCTCGTGGCGGTCGTCATCGTCACGGCACTGGCGTTCGACTTCACGAACGGATTCCACGACACCGCGAACGCGATGGCGACCTCCATCGCCACCGGCGCGCTCAAGCCGCGCACCGCGGTTCTGGTCAGCGGAGTCCTCAACATCGTCGGCGCCTTTCTGTCCACCGAGGTGGCCAGGACCATCTCCGGCGGGATCGTGGACGACACACTGGTCAGCCCGGCGATGATCTTCGCCGGGCTGGTCGGGGCGATCCTGTGGAACCTGGTGACCTGGCTCGCCGGCCTGCCCTCCAGTTCCTCCCACGCCCTCTTCGGCGGTCTGATCGGTGCAGTCTGGGTCGGTGCGGGCTCCCACGGAGTGCACTTTGACAAGGTTGTCGAGAAGGTGCTGATCCCGGCTGTGGCCTCTCCGGTGGTGGCCGGCGTGGCCGCCCTGGTCGCCACCTACCTCGCCTACAGGCTCAGCGCTCGCGCCCGTCGGGACTCGGTGACCAAGGGCTTCCGCCTCGGCCAGATCGCCTCGGCGTCCCTCGTGTCCCTGGCGCACGGCACCAACGACGCCCAGAAGACCATGGGCGTCATCACGCTGACGCTGATCTCGGCGGGCGCGCTCGGCCATGAAGCGGGCCCGCCGGTGTGGGTGATCGGCGCGGCGGGTCTGGCCATCGGTCTGGGCACCTACCTGGGCGGCTGGCGGATCATCCGCACCATGGGCAAGGGGCTGGCGGAGATCCAGTCGCCGCAGGGCTTCGCCGCCGAGACGGCCTCCACGACGGTGATCCTCACCTCCGCTCACCTCGGCTTCGCGCTGTCCACCACGCAGGTCGCCTCGGGCAGCATCCTCGGCGCCGGTCTCGGCCGCCGTCTCGCGGAGGTCCGCTGGGGCGTGGCCGGCCGGATGGTGCTGGCCTGGCTGATCACCCTGCCGTCCGCCGCGCTGGTCGGCGGCCTCGCGGCGAGCGTGGTCAAGCACGGCGGCAACGTCGGTACGGCGGTCATCGCGCTGGTCGCCCTGGCCCTCGCCGCCGTCATCGTCGCCGCGTCCCGCCGCAATCCGGTGCGCGCCGACAACGTCAACGACCACCACGACGTCACCCTCCGCACCCCGGCCCCGCCGCACGTCGGCGCGGCCGCCTGA